One Rhodothermales bacterium genomic region harbors:
- a CDS encoding aldo/keto reductase: protein MQHRTLGATSLSVSALSFGAWGIVGGLNWGHQEKADSLAALRAAYDAGMTTIDTAEMYGNGYSEQLIGEALGDVRDQLVIASKVVPANFAETDLRAACERSLTNLGTTWIDLYQLHWPNWEMPIEIPIRTLEALKQEGKIREYGVSNFGPLDLRDALRAGFTPASNQVAYSLLFRAAEYAIQPACLDAGVSILCYSPLLHGLLTGKFNQPSEVPEDRARTRHFSTGRWAQVRHGQRGFEDLLFNTIQDIRTIAEGAGEPMADLALAWLLSQPGVASVVVGGRNAGQVRRNVRAAELVLSPDIAGALDDVSTALKEAMGPNLDMWQATPRIR from the coding sequence ATGCAACACCGCACCCTCGGCGCCACCTCCCTTTCCGTTTCCGCCCTCAGCTTTGGCGCCTGGGGCATCGTGGGCGGCCTCAACTGGGGCCATCAGGAGAAGGCCGACTCACTGGCGGCGCTGCGCGCGGCGTACGACGCCGGCATGACGACCATCGACACCGCCGAGATGTACGGCAACGGGTACTCCGAACAGCTGATCGGCGAGGCGCTGGGCGATGTGCGGGATCAGCTCGTGATCGCGTCCAAGGTTGTGCCGGCGAACTTCGCCGAGACTGACCTCCGCGCCGCCTGCGAGCGAAGCCTCACGAACCTCGGCACGACATGGATCGACCTCTACCAGCTCCACTGGCCCAACTGGGAGATGCCCATCGAAATCCCCATACGTACGCTCGAAGCGCTCAAGCAGGAGGGCAAGATCCGGGAGTACGGCGTGTCGAACTTTGGGCCGCTGGACCTGCGGGACGCGCTCCGCGCCGGCTTCACGCCGGCGAGCAACCAGGTCGCCTATAGCCTCCTATTCCGGGCCGCCGAGTACGCCATCCAGCCGGCCTGCCTGGACGCCGGCGTGTCCATCCTCTGTTACTCCCCCCTCCTGCATGGACTCCTCACCGGCAAGTTCAATCAGCCGTCGGAAGTACCGGAAGACCGGGCCAGGACGCGCCACTTTTCGACGGGTCGCTGGGCACAGGTGCGCCACGGCCAGCGCGGCTTCGAGGACCTGCTGTTTAACACCATCCAGGACATCCGGACCATTGCCGAGGGAGCCGGCGAGCCCATGGCCGACCTCGCGCTGGCCTGGCTGCTGAGTCAACCCGGTGTGGCATCCGTCGTCGTCGGAGGCCGCAATGCCGGGCAGGTGCGCCGCAACGTCCGCGCCGCCGAGCTGGTGCTGTCGCCCGACATCGCCGGCGCGCTCGACGACGTCTCGACCGCCCTCAAGGAGGCCATGGGGCCGAACCTGGACATGTGGCAGGCTACGCCGCGAATCAGGTAG